In one window of Brenneria goodwinii DNA:
- a CDS encoding DeoR/GlpR family DNA-binding transcription regulator, with the protein MSKAKQLRQAKILAEINESPSLRIAELAKRHKVSTETIRRDLDELTNSGHLNRTYGGAVRAESSEPSVTERHRLFVAERERIAKETMSHIKTGRIFMIGSGATTLHVARRMAIDMKNITVITHSFGVATVLSINPSIRVIVIPGEYEPTEGSVIGALAVSFLNQYFVDYAILGASGISAEGPSDALIDFGAVYSAMANRASETLIVADHSKFGMTYPARYTSWRQVNKLITDQQPLDSLRDALQKSHVDVYITT; encoded by the coding sequence ATGTCGAAAGCCAAGCAACTACGCCAGGCTAAAATACTGGCCGAAATCAATGAATCCCCCAGCCTGCGTATCGCTGAACTGGCCAAGCGCCATAAAGTATCGACGGAAACGATTCGTCGGGATCTTGATGAACTGACTAACAGCGGCCACCTAAACCGCACCTATGGCGGCGCGGTTCGGGCCGAAAGCAGCGAACCCTCGGTGACCGAGCGCCACCGCCTGTTTGTCGCCGAACGGGAACGGATCGCCAAAGAAACCATGAGTCATATCAAAACCGGCCGGATTTTTATGATTGGCTCCGGCGCCACTACGCTGCACGTTGCGCGCAGAATGGCTATCGATATGAAGAATATTACCGTTATCACCCACTCCTTCGGCGTGGCGACCGTCTTATCCATTAATCCGTCAATCCGGGTTATCGTCATTCCCGGCGAGTATGAACCGACGGAAGGTTCCGTTATCGGCGCGCTGGCGGTGAGTTTTCTCAATCAATATTTCGTGGATTACGCCATTCTGGGCGCCAGCGGCATTTCCGCCGAAGGGCCAAGCGACGCACTAATTGATTTTGGCGCGGTGTATAGCGCAATGGCGAACCGGGCGAGCGAGACGCTGATCGTCGCGGATCATTCCAAATTCGGCATGACCTATCCCGCACGCTATACGTCGTGGCGCCAGGTCAACAAACTGATTACCGACCAACAACCTCTCGATTCGCTGCGCGATGCCTTGCAGAAAAGCCACGTGGACGTGTACATCACGACTTAA
- the argH gene encoding argininosuccinate lyase, producing the protein MSTEKIGARLAQDPIQEIQQFIYRPLLNNTDPADFHDMLAVNAAHLVMLQENGLMTDERAKLLAGALINMAAEGVEDPATIDSRTEDAYFAFELRLGRAVGVHEAGFLHVARSRNDIGATLDRLRAARYALTIMSALNDARDVCLAQAERYADVVMPGYTHLQPAQPITFGYLLAGYAESLSRDYRRLAECYPRIVQGSLGVAALAGSSFAIDRNRSAALLGFDDVTRNGLDTVASRDFATELLYAATQLAVTWNRVAQDFHTFTSDEFSIIGFPDSVAGTSSIMPQKKNPFALEFLRAESARILGALTGALSAVRSTNFTVSLDAIREGLTDVWPTLVRVAQDLQLFKQVIATVEPRPELMLRRCYSNFSTATELADELVKHQGLSFREAHHVVGLVVRLALDAGKNASEIDAALLNQATLSILGHTLDVDDAFVARALDPTQSVLGKVSFGGTAPDSLRVSLGMAQRQLADDRRQWAGLASGRERARAELESVLRALAA; encoded by the coding sequence ATGTCCACAGAAAAAATAGGCGCACGTTTAGCGCAGGATCCTATTCAGGAAATTCAGCAATTTATCTACCGGCCATTGCTGAACAATACCGATCCGGCAGATTTCCATGACATGCTGGCGGTAAACGCGGCGCATCTGGTGATGTTGCAAGAAAATGGCCTGATGACCGACGAGCGGGCGAAATTGCTGGCTGGCGCATTGATCAACATGGCGGCGGAAGGCGTGGAAGATCCGGCAACGATCGATTCCCGCACGGAAGATGCCTATTTCGCTTTTGAACTCCGTCTGGGGCGAGCCGTCGGCGTGCATGAGGCTGGTTTTCTTCATGTCGCGCGCAGCCGCAATGATATAGGCGCCACGCTGGATCGTTTACGCGCGGCCCGCTATGCGCTGACGATTATGTCGGCGCTGAATGATGCGCGCGACGTCTGCCTGGCGCAGGCCGAACGTTACGCCGATGTCGTCATGCCGGGCTATACCCATCTCCAGCCCGCTCAGCCGATTACTTTCGGTTATCTGCTCGCCGGTTACGCCGAATCACTCAGCCGGGACTATCGGCGGCTGGCCGAATGTTATCCGCGTATCGTCCAGGGGAGTCTTGGGGTGGCCGCGCTGGCGGGCAGCAGCTTTGCCATCGATCGCAACCGTAGCGCGGCGCTGCTGGGTTTTGACGATGTCACCCGCAACGGCCTTGATACCGTGGCGTCGCGGGATTTTGCGACCGAACTGTTATATGCGGCCACCCAACTGGCGGTGACCTGGAATCGGGTCGCTCAGGATTTTCATACGTTTACCAGCGATGAATTTTCCATTATCGGTTTCCCCGACAGCGTTGCCGGCACATCCAGCATTATGCCGCAGAAGAAAAACCCCTTTGCGCTGGAGTTTTTGCGCGCTGAATCCGCGCGCATCCTCGGCGCGTTGACCGGGGCGCTGAGCGCCGTGCGCTCCACGAACTTTACGGTTTCTCTGGATGCGATCCGCGAAGGACTAACGGATGTGTGGCCGACGCTGGTCAGGGTCGCCCAGGATCTGCAACTGTTTAAGCAGGTGATCGCCACGGTGGAGCCTCGGCCGGAACTGATGCTGCGGCGCTGTTACAGTAATTTCAGTACGGCAACGGAGCTGGCGGATGAACTGGTTAAGCATCAGGGGCTTTCATTCCGTGAGGCCCACCATGTGGTTGGTCTGGTGGTCCGTTTAGCGCTGGATGCGGGTAAAAACGCCAGTGAAATCGATGCCGCGCTGCTTAACCAGGCGACGTTGTCTATTTTGGGGCATACGCTGGATGTTGATGACGCTTTCGTCGCCCGGGCGTTGGATCCCACTCAGTCGGTGTTAGGTAAGGTTTCGTTCGGCGGCACCGCGCCGGATAGCCTGCGCGTCTCTCTCGGCATGGCCCAACGGCAGCTAGCCGATGATCGTCGGCAATGGGCCGGGCTGGCGTCCGGACGCGAACGCGCCAGGGCGGAACTTGAATCGGTATTGCGTGCGTTAGCGGCTTAA
- a CDS encoding methyl-accepting chemotaxis protein, whose amino-acid sequence MKLADWRIGYRLGLGFSFLIFMVLAIGAIAVINLSDFNKKIDSIVSDTYPVTVEGNTLISTINDALLIYEQLFIFNTPEELDAGFTAIQGYISKIGPLLKGLQEVANDSESQRIIEDITKVRGEFLTTSQKFIKMIKANDRDGAINEYLTVTRYVQARYKSKVAEFVDYQNSKMIKARDSVTQSYNNVLIFLASSILLSIILGAAIAWLITRSVTRPLKEALDVAENVAQGDLTTQVRTFHRDETGQLLASLHKMNTNLKQIVTQVRGGAEAITTAATQIAAGNQDLSSRTEEQASSLEETAASMEQLTSTIRNTTDNTFQATELSAGASLTVEKSGEMMTAVKREMREISDSSQRMSDIINVIDSIAFQTNILALNAAVEAARAGEQGRGFAVVASEVRSLAQRSATSAKEIKELIAAAAQKIQNGMTLVESTSTTMTSLVSDVQSVNNIIGEIAQASREQSDGVNQINIAVGQIDTTTQQNAALVEQSATAARSMQDQAYSLMQMVSVFKLDATTTWRDNATKALPPAGNDADTHKQKTGEMQEGWASF is encoded by the coding sequence ATGAAACTGGCAGATTGGCGGATAGGATATCGCTTGGGATTGGGATTTTCTTTTCTTATATTTATGGTGTTAGCCATCGGCGCTATCGCTGTAATCAACCTTTCCGATTTTAATAAAAAGATCGATTCCATTGTCTCGGATACTTACCCCGTTACGGTAGAAGGCAATACGCTGATCAGTACGATTAACGATGCGTTATTGATCTATGAACAACTGTTTATTTTTAATACGCCAGAAGAACTAGATGCCGGTTTTACCGCTATCCAGGGATATATTTCGAAAATAGGTCCATTATTAAAAGGCCTGCAAGAAGTCGCGAACGATAGCGAATCGCAGCGCATCATAGAAGACATCACCAAGGTTCGGGGGGAATTTCTGACCACCAGCCAAAAATTTATAAAAATGATTAAGGCGAACGATCGCGACGGCGCCATCAACGAATATCTAACGGTCACCCGCTATGTACAGGCGCGCTATAAAAGCAAAGTCGCCGAGTTTGTGGACTATCAGAACAGCAAGATGATCAAAGCCAGAGATTCCGTCACGCAGAGCTATAACAACGTGCTGATTTTCCTGGCATCGTCCATTTTGCTAAGCATTATTCTGGGCGCCGCCATCGCGTGGCTAATCACCCGTAGCGTGACCCGCCCGCTGAAAGAAGCGCTAGACGTGGCGGAAAATGTGGCCCAGGGCGATTTGACTACGCAGGTCAGGACGTTTCATCGGGACGAAACCGGCCAACTGCTGGCCTCTCTGCACAAGATGAACACCAATCTTAAGCAAATCGTCACTCAGGTGCGTGGCGGCGCGGAAGCCATCACCACCGCGGCCACCCAGATCGCCGCAGGCAACCAGGATCTCTCCTCGCGCACCGAAGAACAGGCCAGTTCACTGGAAGAAACCGCCGCTTCGATGGAACAGCTTACGTCGACCATCAGAAATACCACCGATAATACGTTCCAGGCGACGGAATTATCCGCCGGCGCCTCCCTTACGGTGGAGAAAAGCGGAGAGATGATGACCGCCGTCAAGCGGGAAATGCGCGAAATCAGCGACTCGTCGCAACGCATGTCGGACATCATCAACGTGATCGACAGCATCGCCTTCCAAACCAATATCCTGGCGCTGAACGCGGCGGTGGAAGCGGCGCGCGCCGGAGAACAAGGGCGCGGTTTCGCCGTTGTGGCCAGCGAAGTACGCTCTCTGGCGCAGCGCAGCGCGACATCGGCAAAAGAGATCAAAGAGTTGATTGCCGCCGCCGCCCAGAAAATCCAAAACGGCATGACGCTGGTGGAAAGTACCAGCACCACCATGACGTCTCTGGTTTCGGATGTACAAAGCGTCAACAATATTATCGGCGAAATCGCCCAGGCCAGCCGGGAACAGAGCGACGGCGTCAATCAGATCAATATCGCCGTCGGGCAGATCGACACCACAACCCAGCAGAACGCGGCGCTGGTGGAACAATCCGCCACGGCCGCGCGCTCGATGCAGGATCAGGCTTACTCGCTGATGCAGATGGTCAGCGTATTCAAGCTTGACGCCACGACAACCTGGCGGGATAACGCGACCAAAGCGCTGCCGCCGGCGGGAAACGACGCCGATACCCACAAACAAAAAACCGGAGAGATGCAGGAAGGGTGGGCGTCATTTTAA
- a CDS encoding L,D-transpeptidase family protein, with product MNMSIRAILTLVVAAAAFSQAAFAVVYPLPAANSRLVGENLEITVPSDSTLPLEHFAAQFQMGLSNMMEANPGIDAYLPTPGSTMLIPHQLILPDAPREGIVINSAEMRLYYYPKGSKTVVVLPIGIGELGKDTPINWVTSVQRKKAGPTWTPTAAMHAEYAARGETLLKVFPAGPDNPMGLYALYIGRLYAIHGTNANFGIGLRVSHGCVRLRADDIKYLFDHVPVGTRVQFINEPIKATVEPDGSRYVEVHHPLSRTVEEFNSDAPAPLTISASVSKVIADASINQSELDKALQARSGIPAKINGLNEEQAPLAAPVESADAPAVTPEAQQQEDAAPHSPEQDNALQNDQDNPNPAQESAEPEMDMDNAEPESNANHS from the coding sequence ATGAACATGAGTATTCGCGCGATCCTAACTCTGGTTGTGGCTGCTGCGGCGTTCAGCCAGGCCGCCTTTGCCGTTGTTTACCCCCTGCCGGCGGCCAATAGCCGACTGGTAGGCGAAAATCTGGAAATCACGGTTCCTTCGGACAGCACGCTGCCGTTGGAACATTTTGCCGCCCAGTTCCAGATGGGGCTGAGCAATATGATGGAAGCCAACCCAGGCATTGATGCTTATCTGCCTACGCCGGGCAGCACCATGCTCATCCCTCATCAGCTGATTTTGCCGGACGCGCCGCGCGAAGGCATTGTGATCAACAGCGCGGAAATGCGTCTGTATTACTATCCGAAAGGCAGCAAAACCGTGGTGGTGTTGCCTATCGGTATTGGTGAGTTAGGTAAGGATACGCCGATTAACTGGGTCACTTCGGTGCAGCGTAAGAAGGCCGGCCCGACCTGGACGCCGACCGCCGCCATGCATGCCGAATACGCCGCCCGCGGCGAGACATTGCTCAAAGTATTCCCGGCAGGGCCGGATAACCCGATGGGGCTTTACGCCTTGTATATCGGCCGCCTGTACGCCATTCACGGCACCAACGCCAATTTTGGCATCGGTTTGCGCGTCAGCCACGGCTGCGTGCGCTTGCGGGCGGACGATATTAAATATCTGTTCGATCACGTGCCGGTGGGAACGCGCGTACAGTTTATCAACGAGCCGATAAAAGCGACGGTGGAACCAGACGGTTCCCGTTATGTGGAAGTACATCACCCGCTGTCGCGTACCGTAGAGGAGTTTAACTCCGATGCGCCGGCGCCGCTTACCATTAGCGCCAGCGTCAGCAAAGTGATCGCCGATGCCAGCATTAATCAAAGCGAGCTCGATAAAGCGCTTCAGGCCCGTTCCGGTATCCCAGCCAAAATTAACGGTCTGAACGAAGAGCAAGCCCCTCTGGCGGCGCCGGTTGAATCCGCCGATGCGCCCGCGGTTACGCCGGAAGCACAGCAGCAGGAAGATGCAGCCCCGCATAGCCCGGAGCAAGACAACGCGCTTCAGAATGACCAGGATAACCCGAACCCGGCGCAAGAAAGCGCTGAGCCGGAAATGGATATGGATAACGCCGAGCCGGAATCCAACGCCAACCACTCTTAA
- a CDS encoding MarR family winged helix-turn-helix transcriptional regulator, whose product MRLWRRVIDRELQPYGLTQATWLPLLYISRSTTPMNQKELAESIGFEASAVVRLLDSLQKQGLIERREGTDRRIKEIHLTAQGVEQVKDVENIANQVRIKALNGLSDEQVAQVNQAVEQVIANLSAIERSDA is encoded by the coding sequence ATGCGCCTGTGGCGCCGTGTTATCGATAGAGAATTACAGCCTTACGGACTGACGCAAGCCACCTGGCTGCCGTTGTTGTATATCTCCCGTTCGACAACGCCCATGAATCAAAAGGAACTGGCGGAATCCATCGGTTTTGAAGCCTCTGCGGTTGTCCGTCTGCTGGATAGCCTGCAAAAGCAAGGACTGATCGAACGCCGTGAAGGAACCGACCGCCGCATCAAGGAGATCCACCTCACCGCCCAGGGCGTTGAACAGGTCAAAGACGTTGAAAATATCGCTAATCAAGTGCGAATCAAAGCATTAAACGGCCTCAGCGACGAGCAGGTTGCACAGGTAAATCAGGCCGTGGAACAGGTTATCGCCAACTTATCCGCTATTGAACGGAGCGATGCATGA
- a CDS encoding HlyD family secretion protein, with translation MSSGFFRSFHHLNRRHKIMLLSGVLILILMLIWASLWLRQRMTHINESDARIVGEVISLASRESGWLTARPVIDGDEIKKDQILAQIDDRDARLRLAELEASLAAADAQVNYSQAQRQTTDLTTKAELEEARAQLASAESALSNAGYQLTLAQNNFKRDDQLVKTGLTPKKTWDESHALLLQRQSEQKEAEAQRVSQQAALANAQAQRNNLTVLDRQIEMQHQQQVALQAQVDQLKQEIADRALRSPVNGVVDRTIGNVGDYIQEGQWVMMVHDPRNLWVEANIKETAIEHVQVGQKVDITVDAYPGVTFLGHIMRVGNAATNQFALLPSPNPSGNFTKITQRVPVRIALDRPDTRLKPGLMAEVNINVAN, from the coding sequence ATGAGCAGCGGGTTTTTCCGTTCATTTCATCATTTGAACCGTCGCCACAAGATCATGCTGCTATCCGGCGTATTGATCCTGATACTGATGTTGATCTGGGCCTCTCTCTGGCTGCGCCAGCGTATGACGCATATTAACGAGAGCGATGCGCGCATCGTTGGCGAAGTGATCTCCCTTGCCAGCCGGGAAAGCGGCTGGTTGACCGCACGCCCGGTGATCGATGGCGACGAGATCAAAAAAGATCAGATCCTGGCGCAGATCGACGACCGGGACGCCAGGCTGCGCTTGGCGGAGCTGGAGGCCAGCCTTGCCGCCGCGGATGCACAGGTCAACTACAGTCAGGCGCAGCGGCAAACAACGGATCTGACCACCAAAGCGGAGCTGGAAGAGGCGCGGGCGCAGCTTGCATCGGCCGAATCCGCGCTATCCAATGCGGGGTATCAGCTCACGCTGGCGCAGAACAACTTCAAGCGCGACGACCAACTGGTCAAAACCGGCCTGACGCCGAAAAAGACCTGGGATGAATCTCACGCGCTGTTGCTGCAGCGCCAAAGCGAGCAGAAGGAAGCGGAAGCTCAGCGGGTATCCCAGCAGGCGGCGCTCGCCAACGCCCAGGCGCAGCGCAATAACCTGACGGTACTGGATCGGCAAATCGAGATGCAACATCAGCAGCAGGTTGCGTTGCAGGCGCAGGTGGATCAGTTGAAGCAGGAAATCGCCGATAGAGCGCTACGTTCCCCGGTGAATGGCGTGGTGGACCGGACGATCGGTAACGTCGGCGATTACATTCAGGAAGGACAGTGGGTCATGATGGTGCACGATCCCCGTAATCTGTGGGTTGAAGCCAATATCAAAGAGACCGCCATCGAACATGTGCAAGTGGGGCAAAAAGTCGATATTACGGTGGATGCCTATCCGGGCGTGACGTTTCTCGGGCACATCATGCGCGTCGGCAATGCCGCGACCAATCAGTTCGCCCTGCTGCCCAGCCCCAACCCGTCCGGCAATTTCACCAAAATCACCCAGCGGGTGCCGGTGCGTATCGCCCTCGATCGGCCGGATACGCGTCTAAAACCCGGTTTAATGGCGGAAGTGAATATCAATGTCGCCAATTGA
- a CDS encoding DHA2 family efflux MFS transporter permease subunit yields MSPIEAQAARFGDAYRWMATATIMLGTIATTATATIVNVAMHDIMGAFGMGQDQVQWLSTAFLASMTATMLATAWALERFGYRHTFVGSLVIFVIGSVLGAVSQNGAEVILARILQGGASGIIQPLAMVVISQVFPPSQRGKAMGIYGVGIVLAPALGPAAGGMMVDQLDWRAVFMVVVPFCLAGIAAAMFILPGKQRQTDAPKHQFDGIGFTLLVIALVTLLSGLSNGQREGWDSFLIIGLLACSLLTGIAFIFHQLITPHPLLSLRVFSNRAFSAGCIVAFALGAGIYASTYIIPLFVQTIQGYTPTRSGLLLMPAGLALGLVFPIAGNISDRMVPYIPIIIGLALFGLSCWLSSAADTDTPFWTMAWWIVLGRIGLGLMLPALNAGALRALPPETLAQGAGSLNFIRQLGGALGVNLLSIFIERRGTFHGEILAQSLTRDNAVSTDIIRQLSGFYTHWGNPFGEPLSSSVNPGVMAFIERVLTPKAQMFAYQDGFYMVAMCFFAAIIPALFIRRRVSTLKSYPR; encoded by the coding sequence ATGTCGCCAATTGAAGCTCAGGCGGCGCGCTTCGGCGATGCGTACCGCTGGATGGCGACGGCCACCATTATGCTGGGTACGATCGCCACGACCGCCACCGCCACCATCGTGAATGTCGCCATGCACGACATCATGGGCGCGTTTGGCATGGGACAGGATCAGGTGCAGTGGCTTTCCACCGCGTTTCTGGCCTCAATGACCGCCACCATGCTGGCGACGGCCTGGGCGTTGGAGCGTTTTGGCTACCGTCATACTTTTGTCGGTTCGCTGGTGATCTTTGTGATTGGCAGCGTGCTGGGCGCCGTTAGCCAGAACGGCGCCGAAGTCATTCTGGCCCGCATTCTGCAGGGCGGCGCGTCCGGCATTATTCAACCCTTGGCGATGGTGGTGATCTCCCAGGTATTTCCGCCATCGCAGCGCGGCAAGGCGATGGGGATTTACGGCGTCGGCATTGTGCTGGCGCCCGCGCTCGGCCCAGCGGCAGGCGGCATGATGGTTGACCAACTGGACTGGCGCGCCGTCTTTATGGTGGTGGTGCCCTTCTGCCTGGCGGGTATCGCCGCCGCGATGTTTATCCTACCCGGCAAACAGCGGCAAACGGACGCCCCGAAGCATCAGTTTGACGGTATCGGCTTCACGCTGCTGGTGATCGCGTTGGTTACGTTACTCAGCGGGCTATCCAACGGCCAGCGGGAAGGCTGGGATTCGTTCCTAATTATCGGCTTGTTAGCCTGTTCGCTGCTTACCGGCATCGCCTTTATTTTCCACCAGCTTATCACCCCGCACCCGTTACTGAGCCTGCGGGTATTTTCGAACCGGGCGTTTAGCGCGGGCTGTATTGTGGCGTTCGCGCTCGGCGCCGGCATTTATGCCTCGACCTACATCATCCCCTTATTTGTACAGACGATTCAGGGATATACCCCAACGCGTTCAGGATTGCTGTTGATGCCGGCCGGTCTGGCGCTGGGGTTGGTATTTCCGATTGCCGGCAATATCAGCGACCGCATGGTGCCGTACATTCCCATTATCATCGGATTGGCGCTATTCGGCCTGTCCTGCTGGCTTTCCAGCGCGGCCGATACCGACACCCCTTTCTGGACAATGGCCTGGTGGATCGTGCTGGGGCGTATCGGGCTCGGCCTGATGCTGCCGGCGCTGAACGCCGGCGCGTTACGCGCCCTGCCCCCGGAAACGCTGGCGCAGGGCGCCGGCAGTCTGAACTTTATCCGTCAGTTGGGCGGCGCGTTAGGGGTGAACCTGCTTTCGATCTTTATTGAGCGTCGCGGCACATTTCATGGCGAGATACTGGCGCAATCGCTGACCAGAGATAATGCCGTCAGTACGGATATCATCCGTCAGCTCAGTGGATTTTACACCCATTGGGGCAACCCCTTTGGCGAACCGCTCAGTTCCAGCGTCAATCCCGGCGTGATGGCGTTTATCGAGCGCGTTCTGACGCCCAAGGCGCAAATGTTCGCCTATCAGGATGGCTTTTATATGGTGGCGATGTGCTTTTTCGCCGCTATCATCCCGGCGCTATTTATTCGCCGCCGCGTGTCAACGCTGAAAAGTTATCCCCGATAG
- a CDS encoding AI-2E family transporter: protein MQLLNLKQARFLSFFFIMGGLLLLLPLRLLACFIAGFLVYEIVNLLTPYFQKVISGKRARWIVVAIISTLVVSLLSLLFGSLVGLLMQEMKDTAAFNARIAYILNEIQQELMVYLPGYLPVSVEELQHEFLQWVQQHIVILQNMGKSFLHGFVTMLIGMVLGAIVSLYNVENDSEKPMLKAELLRRVALLSASFRNIVFAQVKISVVNTVLSAIFILGAFPCFGIHLPFSKTLVVLTFVFGLLPVIGNLISNSIVFISALSISLPTAIVALVYLMLIHKLEYFLNAQIVGTRIKAHAWEILLAMLVFEAAFGLSGVIAAPIYYAYLKSELKEAGLI from the coding sequence ATGCAGTTACTGAATCTGAAACAAGCCCGTTTTTTGAGCTTTTTCTTTATTATGGGGGGCTTGTTGCTGTTGCTGCCCTTGCGTCTGTTAGCCTGTTTTATTGCCGGTTTTCTTGTTTATGAAATCGTTAATCTGCTGACGCCTTATTTTCAAAAAGTGATTAGCGGCAAACGAGCTCGCTGGATCGTGGTCGCGATTATCAGTACGTTGGTGGTGAGTTTGCTGAGCCTGCTTTTCGGCAGCCTGGTGGGGCTGCTGATGCAGGAAATGAAAGACACGGCGGCATTCAATGCCCGGATTGCTTACATCCTCAACGAAATCCAGCAGGAACTGATGGTGTATTTGCCGGGATATCTGCCGGTCAGCGTGGAAGAGCTGCAACATGAGTTTTTACAGTGGGTGCAGCAGCATATTGTTATCCTGCAGAACATGGGGAAAAGTTTTCTGCACGGTTTCGTCACCATGCTGATCGGGATGGTGCTGGGCGCGATCGTCTCTTTATACAATGTGGAAAATGACAGTGAAAAACCGATGCTGAAGGCCGAGTTACTGCGCCGGGTTGCGCTGTTGTCCGCATCATTTCGCAATATTGTGTTCGCCCAGGTGAAAATTTCTGTAGTGAATACCGTGCTGTCCGCCATTTTTATCCTCGGCGCATTTCCCTGTTTCGGCATCCATCTGCCATTCTCCAAAACGCTGGTAGTGCTGACGTTCGTTTTCGGTTTATTGCCGGTGATTGGCAATTTGATTTCCAACTCCATCGTCTTTATCTCCGCCTTATCGATCTCCTTGCCGACCGCGATCGTTGCGCTGGTGTACCTGATGCTGATTCATAAACTGGAATATTTCCTGAATGCGCAGATTGTCGGCACCAGAATCAAAGCTCATGCCTGGGAAATTCTGTTGGCGATGCTGGTGTTTGAAGCGGCGTTTGGCCTGTCCGGCGTGATCGCCGCGCCGATTTATTACGCTTACCTGAAGAGCGAGTTGAAAGAGGCGGGGCTGATTTAA